The genome window CTGGATCGGCGTACTGACGTTTGCCGTGGTCACGGCGAGCACGTCGGCGCTGAGCAGTTCCAATCTCGAGCCGTTGGCCGCGATCGGCATCGCCGCGTTCATCACCGCCGCGATTTCCACCGGCGTGATCCTCGTGCCGGGCGCGTTTAGCAAGAGCGACGGGGATACTGCGGCGCGTACCTCGGAAAAGCCCAAAAACGATAGGTCTGCCGATCCGATGAGCCTGCTGACGCCGGACGATTTGGATGAACTGCGCGCCGAGATGAAGCAGCGCCTGCGCGAACGGATGCTCAGCGCCGGGGAGGGCGAGCTAACGCCGCTCGACTCGCTGTTGGCCGAACAAGAGCACAAGGCGAGGCGCTAAGCCGTGCGCGTAACGGCTGGCGGACTACTTCGGACAACCGCCATCGTGATGGTGTGGCTTACCGCGATGTTCGCAATGGCAGTGGCTGTGAATCGCAGCACAAGCAACGGAAGTTCGTTTTGGCTTCCGTTGATCGTCACGGCGATCGCGATTGCAGCAGCAGTGTTCTTAAGCCGGGTGATCGCCCGCGCCAGAGTCTATATCGAATTCGGACTCGAGCCGAAACGCGTGCCGGCATCCACTGCACTACCGCGCAAGAATAGCGACCTATCAGTGGGCGACCTGCGCGAAATGCTGCACCTGCTCAACGAGAACGATCTCGACGATTTGCGCGCCGAACTGCGCGAGGCGATGCGCGCGCGGATTCGCAACCTGACGGGTCAACCCGAATTCGAGTCGTTCGAACATCTCCTAGCTGAACCGGAACCGCGTCAGCGCGCGAAGCGCGGATAGCGACGAACACCGTGCAAGACGCTATACTTCAGATACGCGCCGCTCGAGGATGAGTTTGCTGCCATGACCGCTGGAAAAGTCGTTGCCGTCCTTGCTGTTTGGATTACCACCGGCATCTTGTTTGTCACGACCCTGAACACGGAATTTGTGCAGGGCGGCAATTTCTTCGGCTGGATCTTGCTTGTCTCGATCCTCGGAATTGCCGCCGGCGCGACCGGTTCGATAACCAGTGGGTCGAATGCCGCCGTTCAGTCCTCGTCGTCCAAGGACTCCGAGCGCAAAGAAGCCGCCGGAAAGGCCAAGCGCGGCGAGAACATAGAAGAGATGCTTGCCCTGCTCGACGAGGACGATCTCTACGACCTCCGCCAGCGGGTGAAGCAGCGCCTGATCGACCGTCTTGAAGACGGTGGCGCTTCTGATGTCGCGTCGTTCGAGCAGCTCCTGAACGAGCAGGGCCGCAAGCGGCGCTAGTCCAGTTCGACCGGGTCCTCCGCGCCGACTCCGAATCCGTCATAGAATCACATCAGCCGAAAGCCGTTCGCGAGGAGTGCGTCAATGCGCCGTCTTTGGATCGTACTGCTTCTGGTTGTGCTGGGTTCATTGGCGGTCGCGCAGGCGCCGCGCGGTGTCCCCGATGCACGCTACGCCCGTCTTGCCAGAGGGATCAACCTCCCGTTCTGGTTCTGGTACGGACCGGGGGAGCAGGCGGGGATCGAGGCGCGCTACTCCGACGAGGAGTTCTCCACGCTGGCCGCGGTCGGCGTGACGTTCGTGCGCATCCCGATCAATCTGCCGTTCGTCCATGACGAAAACGCGGGCGATCATCTCAACGCCGCTAACGTGGCACTGCTCAAGACACAAGTTCAACGTGTGCTGGATGCCGGGCTGGCGGCGGTTGTCGACATTCATACGACCGACGAGAATCAAGACGGATTCTCATGGTGGTTGGAAAACGACCCGACGTTCGAAGCGAAATTCGTCGCGTTCTGGCAGGACTTCGCCGCCAGCATGGCCGCGACCTTCAGCGCCGACGATGTCTTCTTCGAAATCCTCAACGAGCCGATCTTCTATGACACGCCGGGAGATTGGCCGCCGATTCAGGCCGGACTCGCCGCGGCGATCCGTACCGGTGCGCCTGATCATACGATCATCGCCGGCGGGGCGCGCTGGAACAGCTACGACACGCTGATGGACTTGACGCCTCTGGCGGACACGAACGTGATCTACACGTTCCACTTCTACGAGCCGTTCGCGTTCACGCATCAAGGCGCGACATGGGCGGGTCCCGACGTCGAGCCGCTGGGCGGTATCCCGTATCCGTCCAGCCCTGCGATCATCGCACCGCTGTTGAACAATTACATCGGCGGAGCGCGCGCATTGCTGGAGGATTATGGCAACGCGAATTGGAACGCGGCCAAGGTCGCCGGCATCATCGCGGACGCGGCGGCGTGGGCGTCGACCAACAACGTCAAGCTGCTCGCCGGCGAGTTCGGCGTGTTGAAGACGTACGCGCCCAAGGACGACCGCGCCGAACTCATCCGCGACGTGCGGACGGCGCTCGAAGCCAACGGCATCGCGTGGTCGATGTGGGATTACGACAATTCGTTCGGGCTGTTCGTGCGGCAGGATCCGGCCCCGCCGCGCATCGACCCGGCGATTGCGACGGCGCTGGGCCTCGACCCGTCGGCGGCGCTGGCCGCAACCCCGTTTCTCACAGCGACGCAGGCCGGCTTCAACGACCCGGCCGACCCGCTCGAGCCGTTCAAGATCAAGAATGTCTCCGATGGGGATGGGGCGTTCTGTGGACTGGGCGGCGGGTACTACGACGAGCAGTGCGCGCTCGTGCTGACCGGCGGGCCGACCCAAGACGTCAAGGTCAAGCTCAAATGGGCGGGTGATGCGCTCAAGCTGCTCGGTGCGGGGAAGGGCGACGCGATTCAGCTCGTCTTCGACCTGCTGCCGGCGACATCGTTCACCAACGTGAACGTCAAGCTGTCGGTGACGTACACCAACGGCAAATCCCCGTCGGTCACGTCGCATACGTTCATCGACGAGGTGTACGACCATTGGCTGAACCCGCAAATGCTGGTGACCATCGCCAGCAAGAAGATCAACGCCGCCAAGCTGGTGATCAAGGATCGCACCAGCGGTGGAGAAGTGTACATTGACCGGATGAACCTGATCCTGCTGCAGCCACCGGCCGCGCGCCGTGTGCTCGGTGTACCGCCTGCGCCTGAAGTGTTTCGTCATTTCAGCAGCAGGGGTAGCTGAGCCGCGTTCCCTTGCGGTCTGGCGATTTCCAACAACAAACGCGCTTCATTCAACAAAACAGACAAATTGCACACGGTCGGTCCGTTTCGTATGTGGTCTTTTAGTCAACTGTGCTAAAAGCCGCTTGTCCCTTTTTGCACTTTCTCGCTGAATACAGGCGTGAATTGTCACCATATACTTACTCGCTATTGGCGGCTTTAGTGATTCTCAACAACGACGGAGACTCCCCCAATGGCTGATTATCTCGTGCCGGCAGAGGCGAAGGCCTCGCCCGATGCGCTGTTGAAATGGGCGCGCGCGAACGGAATCGAGGAAATCGACGTTCGCTTTCCTGACATTCGCGGCATCATCCAGCACTTCTCGCTGCCGCTGGGTGGGGTCGACGTAGGCAACTTCGAAGACGGGTTTGGGTTCGACGGCTCGTCGATCAAGGGTTTTCAGACGATCGACAAGTCCGACCTCGTACTCTTTGCCGACCTTGCGAGCGCGTTCGTCGATCCGTTCATGAAGCGCAAGACGCTTGCGTTCTACACCGACATCTACGAACCTGCAGGCGGCCCGGCGTACGGCCGCGATCCGCGCGCCGTTGCCAAGCGCGCCGAAGCGTACCTCAAGACGACCGGTATTGCCGACTCGGCCTATTTCGGCCCGGAAGCGGAGTTCTTCGTCTTCAGCAACGTGCGTTACAAGGTCGACCATAATGTCAGCTACTACGAGGTCGACAGCCACGAGGCATTCTGGAACACGGACAGCCCGCAGCCCGGCATGAACTACCTGAACCGGCTGAAAGAAGGGTACTTCCCGCTGCCGCCGTTGGACAAGCTGCAAGACCTGCGCGCCGAGATGGTCGCCACCATGATCGCGTGCGGCATCGATATCGAGGTGCATCACCACGAAGTCGCCGCTGCCGGTCAGTGCGAGATCGACATGCGCTTCGACTCCCTGACGTCGATGGCCGATAAGCTGACCAAATACAAGTACATCGTCAAGAACGTCGCTGCCGCGCATGGCCTGATCGCGACCTTCCTGCCCAAGCCGGTGTTTGCGGACAACGGGTCGGGCATGCACGTGCATCAGTCGCTGTGGAAGGATGGCAAGCCGCTGTTCTTCGGGGACGGCTACGCCAACCTGAGCGAGATCGCGCTGCACTACATCGGCGGCATCTTGAAGCATGCGCCGGCGATCCTCGCTTTTGCCGCACCGACGACCAACAGCTACCGCCGTCTGGTCCCGGGCTACGAGGCACCGGTGAACCTCGTGTACAGCAACCGCAATCGTTCCGCCGCGATCCGCATCCCGGCCTACAGCAAGAACCCGAAGGCCAAGCGTATCGAGACGCGCTTCCCCGATCCGATGGCGAACCCGTACTACACGTTCCCGGCGCTCATGCTGGCCGGCTTGGACGGCATCGCGCACAAGATTCACCCGGGCGAGCCGGCCGACTTCGACCTGTTCGAGTCGCACGTCAAGACCCCGACCGTCCCGGGCAGCTTGCACGGCGCGCTGGACGCGCTGGAAGCCGATCACGACTTCCTGTTGGCGGGCGGCGTGTTTACCAAGGACATCATCGAAGGCTACATCGAGTACAAGCGTATTCACGAGGCCGACGCAGTCGCGATGCGCCCGCACCCGTACGAGTTCGTGCTGTACTTCGACCACTAGACCGGCGACGCACGCTCCATTCTCAGTACGAAGGCGCCCCCGTCGCAACGACGGGGGCGCGTTGTTGTGTACCGCGGCGCGCCAGAAGGCCGCGGATTGAAAACGGATCGACGGTATGCCTCTAGCCGTGGCGCAAGACGGCAATGGCCGGCGCATTTTCGGGCATCGCCGCGCGTTCGACGGCATGTGCGGTGCCGCCGTTTCGAATGGTCTCCACAGCCGCGAACTCGATCAGGTCGACATCGTCCGGTTCGGCCGATTCGTCGTCGTGCACACGCACCTCGAGCGTGTATGGGTCGTACTGACCGCGTACGACGGTATCCATCGCAACGACTAGCTGACCGACGCGACCGGTCGCCGCGCCGACGACGATGTCGGGCAGGCGGGCCGTGGCGAGGCCGCTGTGGCGGCGGTTATGGAACGCCTCGAATACGCCATCCAGTTCACGCTTGAAATGGGCCTCGACGATCGGCCACGCAGCCTCGCGCAGCTCGTGCGGTTTGAGATGATCGGCGTTGCCGACGACCATCTCGTCTAGGATCGGAGCATACTTCGTGGCGCTGCGGAACATGGCGCCCTGATAGTCGACGGTGGCCAGCACAAGCGGGCTTCCGCTCCTGTCGATCGCGGAGCGAACGCCGCGCTCGACCTCTTGGATGTACTGGGCGATCAGCACCTTCTCGTTCTCTGCCTCGCCACCCTTGCCGTGGAACTGCGCGACGCCGCTGCCATACTGCGGGGTAGCGGTGTGGTAGTTGAGCTGGCGTTCGGGGTCGTCCAACTGGGCGGACGCGCGCACGCTTCGCGGCATGTCCTCCGGCAGTTCGACAGCGCGTTCGGATGCGCGCGTACACTCGAACAACCTGACGGCCTTCTGACTCAGCGCCAGCACGAAGAACCGGCCGTTGTGCGTAAACAGGGGCAGCAGCGGATAGATGGCATAGGTCGTGTTGATCATCACGCGCTGTGGCGGAACATACGGCAGGCTGTACGTCAGCATTTCATCCGGGCTGATCAGTACCGCCAGTCCATCCGACTGATGCCGCCAGAACTCCACATCGCGCAGGAGCAGTTTGGCGGGCGCCAGAATCTGGTCCGCGTCGTCCGGCGCGATGCCGCGCGCGACGAGCTGCTGTTCGGCCTGCTTGAGCAGATCGCGGAAAAGCACAGGGTCTTGCTGCGCGTCGGGCCCGGCGCGATGAGTCCGGAGGTAGATCGATACACTGGGGAAATGCTCGCGTTCGGCAAGCTCGCGGAGCGCATCGCGGGTCAGGTCGGGCAGGGTGGGGGTCGACATTGTCACTCTCCTTCTCCATGCCGATATTGAGTTGTGCGCTATCTCCATTATAAGACCGTACCGATCCGATACGGGTATTCGTTTGGAACGCGTAGGATTACGAGTCGATGCGGAACGCGCCGTCGTCAAGGCGAGTCACGCCGTTCAGCGCGATGTCGACCCCGTCGGCGTCGACGCGCAGGACTCCCGCGTGATATTCAACGGCGCGGGCCGGAACGATCGCGCGGCGGTGCGCGATGTCGTCGATCGCCGGCACGCCGTCCGACGCGACGTGTCCCCGATCCGGCAGCATCAGCTTGAACATCTCGCGGTGCAGAATTCGGCCATCGCCAAGCGGCTGCATCGTGTTTGGGCTGAATGCGCGGAATACCGGTGTTCCGGCAGGGTACTCGATAACCAGCCCGGACGCTTCCAGCGGCGCGGTGAGGGCGTCGATCTCGGGCCGAAGCGCGGCCACGGCGGCACGCTCGATATCCAGCGCGTCGTCCCACCCCAACGCGCTCAAGTCAAGATCGCCGGCGGCCGAGCCGATGACGATGTCGCTGGGCGATTCACCGGCCTCGATGCGCTCCATCCAGCTCGTGTGCGTCTCGTCCATCAGGCGGCACAGCGCGGCCCCGGCTTGATAGAAGCGCGTCCAGCCGAACTCCGGAATCACCGGGCCGGGTTCGATGCCGAACAGTGCGTGCCGCGTGGCCTGCTCGACATAGGATGCCGTGCCTTCGAATCGTTCGAGGTAGCGTTCGTAGTCGAGCAACCCGCCAGCCTCAGAGATGTAGCGCGCGCGACGGTGGCGCAGCAGCGCGCCCAACACAGCTAGACGCTCGGCCGCCGGGCGCGTACGATCGTTGAGCAGGTCGGCCTCGATGCGGCACAGGGCCCGGTATTCCGGCACGAGTTCGGGATAGTGTGCCATGGCGGTGAACATATCGGCCGGGGTCGGAACGAAATGGTGCGCTTGATAGACGTGGAAGCCCTCGTGATAGGCGATGGTAACGGCGCGCTCGTGGCTGTCGCACACCCATGTCGGGAGTGTCGCGGTCTGTACGCCGCCGATCTCGACCGCCGTCGCGGCGACGAGCCGGTCAGGACGGGCGGCGGGCGGGCTGGGATGGTTGACGTAGGCAACCACGTCATCGTCGTAGACGGCAAACGGGATCGATTCGAAGTGATATTCGAGCCACGGACGGACGGGTGCTGTGCGGGCGTTCTCGACCCAGTGTGTAACTTCGGAAACGCTTGGCATCGGTTGCTCCAGGGAGTCGGCGGGATTCGGATTCAGGCGCAGATTGGATCATCCGTTCGACCCTATTCTATCGTAGAATAGGCAGCATGATGCCGACACCGGACGAACTCATTCTGGCGTTGCTCTGCGCCCAACCGCAGCACGGGTATGCCGTCGCGGAAGCGTTCGCGGATCCCGAGCGGCTTGGCCTGATCTGGGACATGAGCGTGAGTCAAGTGTACAAGGTGCTGAAACGGCTCGAACAGGCGGGACTGCTCGACGGTACCGATATTCCAGTCGCTGCTGCGCCGAACCGAACCGAGTACCGGATCACCGCGGCCGGGCGCGACGTGCTGAACAAGTGGCTCGACGAGCCAAACCCGTCGCCCAGTATCCGGCACGTACGGGTCGTGTTTTTGAGCCGGATGTACGCCGCGCATGCTTTACAGCGTCCGATTGCCGGCATTGTCCAGCGGCAGATTCAGCAGTGCGAGCAGCAGCGTGCCGTTGTCGCCGCCGAATACGAAGCCGCTCAGACCGATCCGGCACGTTGGGCGCTTGGCCTGCATCTGCACCAGATCGATGCGGTGCTGGCATGGTTGAGTCGGCTCTATGCAGGTCACCCGGTTTCCTGAAGGAGATTTCATGCGCTTGCCGAGATCACTCGCCGCAATCCTGCTGCTTGCCGCAAGCCTGAGCGTGGTCACCGGCCAGTCGCCGCGCACGCTGATTGTGTTCGCTGCGTCCTCGCTGACCGACGCGTTCGAGGAAATTGGCGCGACCTTCGAAACCGAGAACCCCGGCGTCGATGTGCTGTTCAACTTCGGCGGTTCGAGCACGCTCGGCGCCCAACTGAGCGAGGGTGCCGAGGCGGACGTGTTCGCCAGCGCCAATCAGCGCCAAATGGCAGCTGCTCAGGAGGCGGGACGGATCGCCGGCGAGCCGCGGGTGTTCGCACGAAACCGGCTTGCGCTGATCGTCCCGGCCGATAACCCTGCACAGATCGAGTCCCTCGCCGATCTCCAGAATCCGGGGGTCGTGCTGGTGATCGCGGCGGAAGGCGTACCCGTGCGCGACTACACCGAGACGATGCTAACCGCCATGAGCGCCGACCCGGCCCACGGCCAGATGGTTGTCGTTGGAATCCGCGCTAACGTCCGCAGCGAAGAACCGAACGTCCGGCAGGTGACGGCCAAGGTCGCGCTCGGCGAGGCGGACGCCGGCATCGTGTATTCGTCAGACGTGACGCCCGATATCCGCGAGTCTGTCATTCAGTTCGAAATTCCAGACGCGTTCAACGTGATCGCAGAGTATCCGATCGCGGTGGTCGAAGGCGCTGGGGATGCGGTACTTGCGCAGTCGTTCGTCGAATTCGTGCACTCGGACGCCGGGCAAGATACGCTCGAGCGTTGGGGCTTCGTGCGCGGCGTACCGGAGCGGCGCTGCTGGCGGTTGCTGTTCATTCCTGTGTGCAGGTAGCCGATGCGCTGGGGACAGGTCGGAGTATACGGTGCCGCGAGCCTTGCGCTCGGTTTCTTGACGATTCCGGTGCTGGCGCTGCTGCTGCGCGGCGTGCAGGAGCAGGCGTGGGTTGGTGTACCGGTCGACGTTCTGCCGCCGGCCATCGGGCTGAGTTTCGCGACGACCGGCGTGTCGCTGCTGCTGACGGCCGCGTTCGGGACGCCGCTGGCGTTCGTGCTGGCCCGCAGCCGCTTTCGTCTCAAGCGACTCGTCAATACGTTGGTCGAGCTGCCGATCGTGCTGCCGCCGGCAGTTGCCGGTCTCGCGCTGCTGATCGCGTTCGGCCGGCGCGGCGTGATCGGCGGGGTGCTCGACGACGCCGGCATTGCGATTGCATTCACGACCACCGCGGTTATCCTCGCGCAGTGCTTTGTCGCCGCGCCGCTGTATGTCCGTGCCGCGCAGGTCGGCTTCATGAGCGTGCCGAAGGAGATCGAGGACGCGGCACGTGTGGACGGGGCGGACGGATTCATGCTGTTTCGCCTGATCACGCTGCCGCTGGCACGGCGGGCGATTGCGGCGGGACTGGTGCTCAGTTGGGCGCGCGCGCTGGGCGAATTCGGCGCGACGCTGCTATTTGCTGGCAGCTTGCAGGGCCGCACGCAGACCATGCCGCTGCTGATCTACAACATCATCGAGCGTGACATCGACGCCGCGATCTGGACGGGCATCATCCTGATTGGGCTGGCGCTGGTGGCGTTGGCCGCTTCGCAATGGCTGTCCCCGCGAGAGCATAACGACGAACCCGGCTACGGAGTGTTGTAGAAAGTCGTCAGGATTCAGTTGTCAGTGGTCAGGGTGACGTGGGCCGTATAGACTTGCGCTGTGTCCGACAGGTGCGTAAATGGTAGGGACGCGGCGTGCCGCGTCCGCCGTTGATAATGCGCACATTTGCGCCATGGTAGGCCAAGTGCGTGTGTGGTAGGGACGCGATACATGGTGTCCGCCGTTGGTCAGGAAGTACGATCTGTGCTCAACAAACTCGTCCGATTTGCCCGCAAGGGATTTCGCATTCTGTACCGTCGTCTGCGCGATCAAGGTGTGCGGACGACTCTCGTATGGGTATATGGACGCGGCCTATCCAAGCTGACCGGTGTACCGCTGCTGCAGTACAGCCGCGTGACTCCGCAGCTCTACGTCGGCCCGCAGTTCAATGCGCGCGGCAAGCGTCACCTCGAAGCCCACGGCATCACCGCGTCGGTCAACCTGCGCACCGAGTTTGACGACGCGGCGCATGGTTTGGCGCTGGATCACTACTTGCACCTGCCGGTGGTTGACGACTCCGCGCCGACCATCGAGCAGTTCGAGCGCGGAGCCGCGTTTATCCACGAGCAGATCGAGGCGGGACGGGCGGTTTACATTCACTGCGCAGGCGGAGTGGGGCGCGCGCCGACCATCGCCGCGGCTTACCTGATCTCGACCGGCAAGTCGCTGGACGACGCGCTGGCGGCGATCCGCAAAGTGCGGCCCTTCGTCAGCATCACGCCGCCGCAGATGGAACAGCTTCGCGCCTATGAGGCGCAGCTCAGCGAACCGGAGCCTGCCGCATGAACATCCTGCGCAAAGAAACCCCGATCTATATCGTCAGCGGGCTGCCGCGCTCCGGCACGTCGCTGATGATGCAAATGCTGGAGGCTGGCGGCGTACCGGTGATGGTCGACTCTGAGCGGCCGGCCGACGAGAGCAACCCGCGCGGCTACTACGAGTATGCACCGGTGAAGCGGCTGTATGCCGGCGACGCGGCGTGGCTGCGCGGCGCGCGCGGCAAGGCGGTCAAGGTGGTGTCGGCGCTGCTCAGCGCACTGCCGGCGATCCACACCTACCGCGTGATCTTCATGCAACGCCCGCTGGACGAGGTACTGCGTTCGCAGAGCGCGATGCTGACGCGGCTGAACCGCGAAACCGCAGAAACCGACGACAGGATGCTGGAAGACACTGAGCGCCACCTGTGGGCGATCGATCAGTGGCTGTCGACTCAGCGCGGCGTGTCGGCGCTGCATGTCGGCTATCACGACGTGCTGGCCGATCCGCGCGCGCAGGCCGAAGCGGTGGCGAAGTTCCTCGGCTTGAAACCCGACATCGACGCGATGGTCAAGGTGGTCGATCCGGCGCTGCACCGCGAACGCAGCGAACCGGAGTAGCCGTGGCAATCGGCACGCCCCGGCGTGTCGAATGACACTGTCGTCCGAAACGAAGACGCGACATCCTCATCCTTATAGACAATGAACCGGTCAATTGCGTACGAGGCTCGCAGCCGTGCGATGCGCGATTCGCCGGTATTTGTGCGTGTCAAATACGAGATAGAGGGTTATTCCGATGAGCAGCACCGCAACCGTACCGCATTCTGTGCCCGAGCCTCACAGCCGTCCGCTCAGCGTGCTGGCGTTCGCGTGGATCGTTACGCTCGCCGTGTCGTTCATGCCGGACATTCTGATCACCGAGCTTCGCATCGACTGGCCGATCCCGCTGCTTTGGACGAAGGTGATCGCGCTTGCCTTCTTCTTTGGGATCACGTTTGTTTGGGCCGAAGTGCGAGCGCTGCGCTTCTACTTCATTCTGTTTGCCACCCTGACGCTCGCCACCGGGCTGACAACATGGGTAGCTGGGACCGAGTTCTGGCGCGGCACGTTTACCGGCAGCGGGTTTACGGCTCGGATGCTACCTGAACAGCTGCTGCGGCTGATCGTCGCGCTGATCGTGCTGGCCGCGCTCTTTGCGATCTACCGTCGTGGCGAACGGTTCTTTTCCGCGTCGGCAACCTGAGCGCACCCGCCCGGCCTGTTCCGCTGCTGGGCATCGACGCGTCCGTCCGCTGGTCGCGGCTGGGCTGGATCTCGGCGCTGTGCATTGCGCTAGGCGTGGGGGCGTTTGTATTTCTATTTGGGAACGTGTCGCTGGGCGCGCTGGACAGCGTGATTCCGTTACTGCCGGCGGTGCTGCTCTTCGCGGCCATGAACGCCTTCAACGAAGAACTGCCGATGCGTACGGCACTGCTGGCCCCGCTGCGTGACGCTGTCGGGGCGCATCAGGCGGTCCTGATGACGGCAGCACTGTTCGGCCTGTGGCACTTCTACGGCGTGCCCTATGGCGTGCTCGGCGTCGTGATGTCCGCCGCGTTGGGCTGGTTCATCGGCAAGTGCATGGTCGAGACCGACGGCCTGTTCTGGCCATGGTTCATCCACTTCGTGCAGGACATCGTGATTTTCAGCGCGATCGCGATCGGCAGCATTACGCCGGGCGGATGACGCCGCCTACACCTGAAGCGCGAAGGTGATCCGGCTGAACGGGTCGCTTTCGACATCCGGCCCGAACAATCCCGCTGTTTCGCGGTCGACGATCAGGCGCAGGGCGTGGTACTTCTCGCGGTGTGCCCAGTCGCGCAGGGCTGTCAGCAGCACCGGGTTCATCGGCCGCGCCGACCAGCCCCACAGGTCGACGATGCGCGGGTCGTGCGGGACAGGCTGCGCGCAAATCAATACCTCATGGCCGCTGGCATTGAGTTTCACGCGACTGATGTCGCGCTGGGCGAGCTGCGGGATGACCTCCCACACCGACACCCACACCGACTCCCACAGCATTGATGCGCTTTCGGTACGCCCAAAGGTCATCAGCATGCCGTCGATCTGGTCGACGCCGGATTTGGAGTGTTCGGTAACTTGATAGAATCCTTGGCCGGCCTTGGAAGGCACAAGGTAGCGCCCGACGCGCGCTAGCGGTGCGAACCCGCGCTGGCGATAGAACTGCGCGTCGTCGCCGGTCTCGCTGGGCAGCGAGACGGTCAGACGTTTGTCGGGCAAATGGCGCGCCACGTCGCCTGCGCGGCGCAACAATGCGTCGGCGATCTCGGCGTCCGGCCCGGTCGATCCGCCGGTGACCAGATACGCCAGATGCAGATGCCCACCGAACGGCGCCGGTTCGTAGCCCGGATAGGCTTCCAGATAACCGACGATCTCGCCGCGGCGTTCCGCGACGAGCGCCAGACCGATGCCGTGGAGCAGACGTCCAAGCGCAATCGCCGCTGTCTCGACGCTCATCCACGGCCCGCCGTGCGTCCAGCGTTCATAGACAGTGAGCGAGTCGTAGGGCAAGTTTTCGACGCTGCCGCTGGCGGTCAGGCGCTGCCACACGGGAATGCGCGAGCGAAACAACATGCAGATCGCGCGCGTATCATCCAACAGCGCCTCGCGTACCGTGATCTGTTCGGCCATCAG of Candidatus Flexicrinis affinis contains these proteins:
- the modA gene encoding molybdate ABC transporter substrate-binding protein, coding for MRLPRSLAAILLLAASLSVVTGQSPRTLIVFAASSLTDAFEEIGATFETENPGVDVLFNFGGSSTLGAQLSEGAEADVFASANQRQMAAAQEAGRIAGEPRVFARNRLALIVPADNPAQIESLADLQNPGVVLVIAAEGVPVRDYTETMLTAMSADPAHGQMVVVGIRANVRSEEPNVRQVTAKVALGEADAGIVYSSDVTPDIRESVIQFEIPDAFNVIAEYPIAVVEGAGDAVLAQSFVEFVHSDAGQDTLERWGFVRGVPERRCWRLLFIPVCR
- a CDS encoding dual specificity protein phosphatase family protein gives rise to the protein MVSAVGQEVRSVLNKLVRFARKGFRILYRRLRDQGVRTTLVWVYGRGLSKLTGVPLLQYSRVTPQLYVGPQFNARGKRHLEAHGITASVNLRTEFDDAAHGLALDHYLHLPVVDDSAPTIEQFERGAAFIHEQIEAGRAVYIHCAGGVGRAPTIAAAYLISTGKSLDDALAAIRKVRPFVSITPPQMEQLRAYEAQLSEPEPAA
- a CDS encoding CPBP family intramembrane metalloprotease, whose protein sequence is MIPLLPAVLLFAAMNAFNEELPMRTALLAPLRDAVGAHQAVLMTAALFGLWHFYGVPYGVLGVVMSAALGWFIGKCMVETDGLFWPWFIHFVQDIVIFSAIAIGSITPGG
- the glnA gene encoding type I glutamate--ammonia ligase, which codes for MADYLVPAEAKASPDALLKWARANGIEEIDVRFPDIRGIIQHFSLPLGGVDVGNFEDGFGFDGSSIKGFQTIDKSDLVLFADLASAFVDPFMKRKTLAFYTDIYEPAGGPAYGRDPRAVAKRAEAYLKTTGIADSAYFGPEAEFFVFSNVRYKVDHNVSYYEVDSHEAFWNTDSPQPGMNYLNRLKEGYFPLPPLDKLQDLRAEMVATMIACGIDIEVHHHEVAAAGQCEIDMRFDSLTSMADKLTKYKYIVKNVAAAHGLIATFLPKPVFADNGSGMHVHQSLWKDGKPLFFGDGYANLSEIALHYIGGILKHAPAILAFAAPTTNSYRRLVPGYEAPVNLVYSNRNRSAAIRIPAYSKNPKAKRIETRFPDPMANPYYTFPALMLAGLDGIAHKIHPGEPADFDLFESHVKTPTVPGSLHGALDALEADHDFLLAGGVFTKDIIEGYIEYKRIHEADAVAMRPHPYEFVLYFDH
- a CDS encoding cellulase family glycosylhydrolase, which translates into the protein MRRLWIVLLLVVLGSLAVAQAPRGVPDARYARLARGINLPFWFWYGPGEQAGIEARYSDEEFSTLAAVGVTFVRIPINLPFVHDENAGDHLNAANVALLKTQVQRVLDAGLAAVVDIHTTDENQDGFSWWLENDPTFEAKFVAFWQDFAASMAATFSADDVFFEILNEPIFYDTPGDWPPIQAGLAAAIRTGAPDHTIIAGGARWNSYDTLMDLTPLADTNVIYTFHFYEPFAFTHQGATWAGPDVEPLGGIPYPSSPAIIAPLLNNYIGGARALLEDYGNANWNAAKVAGIIADAAAWASTNNVKLLAGEFGVLKTYAPKDDRAELIRDVRTALEANGIAWSMWDYDNSFGLFVRQDPAPPRIDPAIATALGLDPSAALAATPFLTATQAGFNDPADPLEPFKIKNVSDGDGAFCGLGGGYYDEQCALVLTGGPTQDVKVKLKWAGDALKLLGAGKGDAIQLVFDLLPATSFTNVNVKLSVTYTNGKSPSVTSHTFIDEVYDHWLNPQMLVTIASKKINAAKLVIKDRTSGGEVYIDRMNLILLQPPAARRVLGVPPAPEVFRHFSSRGS
- a CDS encoding helix-turn-helix transcriptional regulator; amino-acid sequence: MMPTPDELILALLCAQPQHGYAVAEAFADPERLGLIWDMSVSQVYKVLKRLEQAGLLDGTDIPVAAAPNRTEYRITAAGRDVLNKWLDEPNPSPSIRHVRVVFLSRMYAAHALQRPIAGIVQRQIQQCEQQRAVVAAEYEAAQTDPARWALGLHLHQIDAVLAWLSRLYAGHPVS
- a CDS encoding sulfotransferase family protein — translated: MRKETPIYIVSGLPRSGTSLMMQMLEAGGVPVMVDSERPADESNPRGYYEYAPVKRLYAGDAAWLRGARGKAVKVVSALLSALPAIHTYRVIFMQRPLDEVLRSQSAMLTRLNRETAETDDRMLEDTERHLWAIDQWLSTQRGVSALHVGYHDVLADPRAQAEAVAKFLGLKPDIDAMVKVVDPALHRERSEPE
- the modB gene encoding molybdate ABC transporter permease subunit, with protein sequence MRWGQVGVYGAASLALGFLTIPVLALLLRGVQEQAWVGVPVDVLPPAIGLSFATTGVSLLLTAAFGTPLAFVLARSRFRLKRLVNTLVELPIVLPPAVAGLALLIAFGRRGVIGGVLDDAGIAIAFTTTAVILAQCFVAAPLYVRAAQVGFMSVPKEIEDAARVDGADGFMLFRLITLPLARRAIAAGLVLSWARALGEFGATLLFAGSLQGRTQTMPLLIYNIIERDIDAAIWTGIILIGLALVALAASQWLSPREHNDEPGYGVL